AGCTGAGCTGAGGTTTCCCTGGCGAATAGGTTAATTCTGCCCAGAAACGTGACGAGTCGGGGGTTAGTACTTCATCGATTAAATAGATGTCATCCCCACGCAGGCCAAACTCAAACTTGGTGTCAGCGATGATAACGCCGCGCATCAGCGCATAGTCGGCTGCTTCTTGATAAACTGAAATGCTATAAGAAGCTAAAGTGTCTGCCACTTCGCCGATCATAGCCCGCGCTTCGGCAATGCCGACATTCTCATCATGACCAGAGGTCGCCTTAGTCGCAGGGGTGAATATGGGCGTGGGTAATTTGTCGGAGTTGTGAAGTCCGGACGGAAGAGAAATGCCGTGAATGACTACCGCTTCATTCTGTCCACAGGCTTGAACGTACTCTTTCCATAATGAACCGGCGAGATAACCTCGTACAACGCATTCAACAGGAAAAGGCTGCGTCTTAAGCACCAACATTGAACGGTCAGCCAATGTGTCTTTATAAGAGCCGGGGTTCGGAACACCTGATTCGGC
The sequence above is a segment of the bacterium genome. Coding sequences within it:
- a CDS encoding phosphoribosylaminoimidazolesuccinocarboxamide synthase, with the protein product MDVLETKIEGLPAPIRGKVRDMYDLGDRMLMVATDRLSAFDVVLPNPIMDKGRVLTQISRFWFDTLATASPNHMISCEWAAIETALAESGVPNPGSYKDTLADRSMLVLKTQPFPVECVVRGYLAGSLWKEYVQACGQNEAVVIHGISLPSGLHNSDKLPTPIFTPATKATSGHDENVGIAEARAMIGEVADTLASYSISVYQEAADYALMRGVIIADTKFEFGLRGDDIYLIDEVLTPDSSRFWAELTYSPGKPQLSFDKQFVRDYLESIDWNKQPPAPNLPEEVIEKTADKYREAYLRLSGKELTYK